The following DNA comes from Acholeplasma equirhinis.
GAAATAGCCCATAAAAACTTACTAGATAATGAATCTATTTCACTGCTAACTTTGTTCTTCAAAACATTTAGCGATCCCACAAGAATGAAAATCATATTGGCATTAAAAGAAACCGAGTTGTGTGTGTGCGATCTGTCTGCTGTGATCAATGTCAGTCAATCCGCTGTCTCACATCAATTGAAAACCTTAAGAGAGAATCGTTTGGTTAAATACCGAAAAGAGGGGAATGTTGTTTATTACTCGCTTGACGATGACCACGTCCACGTGTTAATATCTCAAGCAATGAATCATCTAAAACATAAGTAGAATAGAGAAAAAACATGAAAGAGATTAAATATAGTTTATCAGAAATTAGCTGTGCGAGTTGTGCGGCTAAGATTGAAGAAAAATTAAACAAGACCGAAGGAATTTTAGGTGCCAACGTTGATTTTATAGCAAAAAAACTGACACTTCAATTCAAAAATTCGCTAGATCAAAAACGTATAGAAGAAAAGGTTCAAAAAATTATTGATAAAATTGAACCTGGCGTAACGATAGCACAATCAAATGTGAAGAATGAAGATCACGTGGATGAAGAATCATCAATGACGAAAGATTTAATCATCTTCGGTATAGGTATCTTACTATTTACTGGAGGATTATTGATTGCTGAAGGAACGGTTTTTC
Coding sequences within:
- a CDS encoding ArsR/SmtB family transcription factor; this translates as MDQKDIIEFCECNVLHPEKIEIAHKNLLDNESISLLTLFFKTFSDPTRMKIILALKETELCVCDLSAVINVSQSAVSHQLKTLRENRLVKYRKEGNVVYYSLDDDHVHVLISQAMNHLKHK